DNA sequence from the Malus domestica chromosome 11, GDT2T_hap1 genome:
AGTAgaaattttaaatgtgcaatGCATATGCATGAACAAAGTCTATAAACATATAATACGTTTTTAATATACAATGAAGAGAACATACTCTCAAGTATACAGAAGCACCCAAGCTTAAAGAGTTAAATGCTATGTTCTACCTCATATTATGAATACTCATGATTTTACAGGCAAAAAGGATCTCGATATACGCAACtcattttttttcatgggtAAATGCTGGCATAAAAAATAATTCATTTTTGTTACATCTTTGTCACAAAGGAACTTGATTCTCAATTTTATCATCAAATTCGAAGTGAGAAATTCTTGTATGCATTTAGCCATTGTGGGAGGGTTTGACGAAGTATGCATCCATTAGTGTGACTGTGAGAGCAAATAAAGCTTCTGTCAACTAGTTTCGTCAACTTGGAAAAGAAGAATAAAGAGTTGCAAAAGAAttgggaaaagaagaaaaaaaattgagaaaggaGAATGATATTATAATATCACAAGTGAAAGCTCTTTTAGCAAAGTAGGGGCATGGCATCAACAACTTTGTAGGTACTGATGATGATCTTTAAAATGTTGAGGATGGATATGCTAAAATGGAAGACCTTGATACGGATGAAGACTAATTTAGATTACAAAGTCTTTTACTGTTAGTTTTAGTCATGAACATGATAGAAGTTTTTTGTTAGTTCCTCAATGTCTTAGATTTCTCTTTTCTTAGCATCTCAATATGTATAGAGGAGTTGGTGCCCTTCACGATGAACTGCCATTGAGCTAAGATGGGACACCAAgatttagatttttgtttttgagatttttatgtTAGTATGTGAAACGTACAATTGGTGTATGTACTTTATGTATGTGCCTAAGTAGTTCATTAATGAAAATGCAATTATCTGAAGCATTACCTTGCATTTGAGATGAATTGTAATTCCATATTATAAACAAGGAATATGTATTGGTCTGTCACATATATTTCCAAAATAGATATTTTATTTTGACATAAGTGATCTAGGTTACGCcacaaatgaaagaaaaatgtgACATGCTCAGCGTCATTTATCTATTTCATAAGTGACAAAATATATAggtcatataatttttttttttttgtgatgccTTCTCCGTCACAATCCCCTATTTTCGTTAGTTGAAACTAGTATTAAGTGACGAAGGCAGTGTTATGTATGCTGAAAATATGTGGCAATTTTAAATTTCGTGACGTAGACTTTCCGTAATGCCTCATAGGTGATGTTGGCAGTGATGTTGTAAAAGCGTCACATATTATCAAATGTGACGTATTTTTACTTTCTATGACAAATATTTGTTGTCACATAAGCCCTATTTTCTTATAGTGTTTGACTTTCCTTGATAAAATACCTGAAGCCTAAAACTAATTTCACTCATTCACACTCAAGAGAAGGTCCAAGGTGTCACatccccaccacatcccgggctcgactctaccgtagcacgatattgtccgctttgggccccgatcacGCCTTCATgattttatttctgggaactcacatgagaacttcccagtgggtcacccatcatgggattgctctcacgcaaactcgcttaacttcggagttccaatggaacttgaagccaatgagctcccaaaaggcctcgtgctaggtagagatgggaatatacatataagacttacagaatccactcccctgggctatgtgggatgttacacaagGAATGAAACCtgtacaaaaacaactcttgacaagaacaagtgaaatttatcATGGGTATAGCAATTTCAAGGAATGTAGCATataaaatttattatataacacaTGGAAGTTAAATTTTCTTGCCACTAACACCACAAAGCACAAAGCACAACATATGGACATGGCAAATATACATGCAACATATATTTGGCCAGTAAAAGCGTGTAATAGGACAATCAAAGCACAAGGAGCATAACATAGCAACTCAGAGAGATAAACAGTAACAATAGCCAACAAATTGCAAGACAATCAAGAGAGACCAACATAGGTACAATTCTTGGTACCAAAAGTAAGAGTCGTAAAAATATGTCCAAGGAAGGAGCCAAAACAACCAATAAGACATAACACCGAGTAGCACAAGCAAAGTACAACAAGAAAGGTTCAATTACAACAAAACCACAATAGGTCCAAGTTTGCAAACTAGTATTCTCTTAGACACTAACTCTCCCAAAAACCTAGAAGTCTACAAACTAAGTGGCGGCATTAGAGTGGAAGGAAGACCAGAAACATAAATTTATTCAACGCCGTCCTCAAAGTCGTCAGACGAAATTGAACGCAATGAATCACCATCATACCAATGTTCTAAAATATGCACGCGAGACTAGAAAAATAGATTGGGACgtggaaaaaaaaggaagatgagGATTTTGTTGCCTTAAAGGGTTGATGATGAAATAAGGGTTAAGAATGTACTTTGAAAGCgataatttcaaatttcaaggagTGAGATCACGTCATTTGTTGTAGAACTAGAGATGGAGAATTAGAGCTATGGGACGGAGCATGATGAGTTGACATGGTGGCACGAAATCAAAACTGTGAAAGAGGATTCGAATAGAGGATGAAGATACATTTAAACCTAGAAAGGTTAACAGGGGTAAACACCTAGGATACTGTGAAAAAGATCTAAAGCATGGAGAATTATTGTATGATTGAGATGAGAAGGGTTAAAACTTAGTGGGAATTGACAAAAGTACCCTAACCAGAACCAGTGACTTGACAGACACCAAATTTGTTACGCTTATGACATTTGATTTTCCCATTTAACCAATAAACACCAAGGTGTGCCTTATCACAGGTTTTACAAAGTGGTTATGTACCTTTTGCACTATTATTTCTCACATGCAAGCTTGGGTTTCCTtcccatttcttaattttccctttttcccttttttattttgttgcttGAAATTGTTGTATTGACCAATTGAACTCCCATCTCTAGGATTAACACTAAGAGACTTAAAAGCCCTCTTTGTGGCTGCATCAACATGTCTCTCTAACCTTCGTTGAAAGGCTTTCAAGGAAGCCATAATTTCTTGTGCATCCAGTGTGCCATTGTCCTTAGTTTCCTTTATAATATTCACTATAGAATTATAGGGTCTTGTCAAATTAATTCATAATTTATGTACAAGTCTCTACTTAGGTAGTTATTTCCCCAAGGGTTTTCATTTGGTTCACAACATCAAACAACCTAGTAAAATAATCTTTAAGATGTTCAACCTCTCTCATGCGTGTATACTCAAAATGACGTCTAAGAGATTGAAGTTTTACTTTGGTTACCTTCTTGTCACCTCTATATTCTATTTATAGGATCTCCCATGCAGCTTTGGATGTttatttgataggagcatatttatgcgacttagttggcttgttcttgtgcatttatgtcgtgtttcttgagttattttaatgtttaaagtcattttcgtgtgttttcagagtctaagtacaaagtatgcaagaagatgcattttggaggcctttggagcatgtttcgggcttggaatggatagcaaatgcatgggccaagtggatggacgaatttgagaactaaagaggccaagaatatgaagaattatggtccaaaagatgaagaaaatagcccaaaaatctgtcaccccaacttgcattccttgccatgcaaaccacatagaattccctttggattccatgccatgcttgatcactcttgtcccctacataatttctaatttcatgcttcaattcatttaattattacactcaattgcttgttacctcttgttcccttcactcattagattttagacaacatttacatccattacatgcaccaattgatgctccatcattcacatttggaatcctatgccttgtgtaccacatgttgctgcacctttgacccatttattgacacattttcacctccctttccatctctatgcaatgtacacaatcattcatgctccctagcttcaagaccactccattttacccttcacactttgcatcatcacttcattttcacccttggaccattgcacaccacacacacaaattaccatgcatttcatccttaacctaacctgattttctaaggtttttagggcctataaatacatgtttacaccccttgaccaaaggacaatcccccatattcatcattttatcacagaaattcgtccatacacaccctaggaagcaaaacaccccaaaaacaccattctagtgcctagaaaacataacagccactccaccttcttccaccctctttgcctagttctccaccaccttccaaccatcaaacactcttccacactcaccctaaacccctccatatcattccccatccattctacaccataaatccacccaaaaatctgtccacaagcttcatgccgcaacaaggaggaatggagatccattgatgcacttgctttccaagttggagcattttaggtgttttctttcctttgattttaatgtctaattttatgtatctttgtattgcaagaatgaggaactaaacccccttagttggggggtgattcgaaaccatgtacatgcttgcaatatgatttgattacattcagttgttatttcataagttgcggattcaattcgttcatctacttgattgataacttatttgtgtatgttgattgagagtgcacgcttagttttcatgcatgaatatgatgctagattatgagggagtttcacctaatagttacaatcttataatcacaagtagtgaaggtcgcttgaaaacgatcgcgttgaatgaattcttggcactagtttcatgctcatcatagtaacgaatgcctcgtcaacacttatagttctcattgtgcttcatgattcttgattgtatctttattgtgctcatcacgtaaggaacctttgaggaatgctttgaattgttgtatgcgcttttccatccaattcattaacttaaggagaacttgaaggttaatttaagcgtatctaattaacttggggtgttgagtttcataatttattgaaagaacaactgaaaatcattttgtttgcaagtgtgtcatgtgtggagaagaacctcctaactagccttttatccatcattttcatccaaaaacgttttataatctgttttgttttaaagtttctgttttgttttcaattttcgtccaaaacaaatccccctttattttgaagtcttagattagttagaaagtgttttgatttgtgtttctaagtgttttgattcaagttttcatccaacttcgtacaagttcttgttaggttctcaaaactgcccagaaagtggtttttaggcagttttgagtcattaggttgctgttttgagttttatgtttgtttaagtattttaaagtatagttttgcattctttgagtctagtttagtgttttaaattttttttttatgtttttaagtcagtttcaagtgtttagcaatccctcctaatccccggcctagaacgatccctacttacatactttactacaattgataaaaagagggtttaatttgtgtgtttatggGAAAGATTGCATCTGAAACTGCCCCTTATATTTTCCCAGTGCCTTAGCATCTCTTATCACATTGTCCCTCAATATTGTTTTTCGAATCATAAAGGGCTCCTCATGATCCTCGGACGCGTCATCTAAATTTGGAATCTCATACTCTTCTCGAACCAATTTTCAAAGATCTTGTGACTTGAAAATGGTGGTCATCCTAATCCTCTAGAAATCATATTTCTCATTATTGAAAATGGGAGCTCTAAGCTCACTGTTACTTGATCCAGACATCTCTCAGTTCTTAAACCACTTTATGGGGTTTCAAATGTTCGAAATCTTGCCGAAAAGATAGTTTCCACAACGCCCTGTTGATTTAATTGAACCTAGGCTTTGAGGCCAtgttaatattttgtattttggGTGTTCGAATAAAAAGGAATTTCAGTATTAGTTAGAACTCAGAGCAGAGAGAATAAGAATGTAGGAGGGTGACGACTGCTAAACATTGTAGCTTggaatcatatatatatatatcatagtAATAGGGTTTTGGTCCCAATTATAGTCATCAATCTTATCTTTATTGAGAAAGAAGACAAGGAACTCTACCTAACATTGTACTATTCTAACCTTAACCATACAACCCAGTTTTAATCTCAACCCTTCATTTGTTTTTTAGGACTTGGCTTGAGAACTAGCCGTTGGTATTTAaacaaaactagccgttggcttcttgttgttgttgctgaaGATTGTTTGACTTCCAACAatcaagggtaaattacattttaccccctcaagtttgaggtcgatttcaattccttacaatatctttaaaacatttcattttcatacatttacctatcattttatttcaatttcatacatctgttagaaaatctgttaagtaaaccattaagtgatgacgtggcaaatATGGGTCCCCAtttgtgctgacgtggctgccacatttgtgccacgtggctaaaaagtaaaaacaaaaacaaaacaaaaaacaaaacaaaacccagatcccCTTCTTCCCCATAATCCTCACCCGTGCCCACCCTCTCACCCCCCATCACCCACCCCTTCTCCCACCCCCAACACTCTTTCTCTCGCACCACTCTCTCTCCCCAACTATCTCATTCTCTCTTGACATCCTCCCTCACTCGAAGAAAACTCCGATTGATCGGGTCGATGAAGACCACTACCATCTCCGACGAAGATGGATTGTCTGGGTTTTTTGGGTCCACGACCGTTGTGATCTGCAACTTTCTAGAGAAAATTTTCTCCACTCCTTCAACATTtgagttttttggttttttggtttttattttttagttgttttctttttggttttatGGATTTTCTAGCTTTCGAAAATTTTCCACCGTCGTTGTGATCTCCAACTTTCTCGAGAAAATTTTCTCCGATCCAGATCTCTTCTCAATTTTTCCCTTCCTACCCATTTTCACTCCACATTTATATTCTCacctaaattttattttttgaattttctgggtttttcttacaattttccgTACGTGCTTCCTCTCAGACTTTTCAcacttttgaaatttaaaaacttgGAACATAAAATGGAAAAGGTGGTTTTCTGCTTCTCTGACTTGACCGTTTCCATGATTTCGCATTGTAGATGGAGGCACTCGGCAGGGAGGTTCTCATCGGAGATGGAGGCGCAGTGAGGAGGGAAGTGGTTGCGGGTGATGGGTGATGGGGGAAGGGGGAAGGGGTGGGTGATGGgtgttggttttggttttttttaaacttttctttaaataattattttaaaattttaaaatttttagtaAGTTTTTAGCCATGTGACACAAATGTGGCAACCACGTCAGCACAAGTGGGGACCCCATATTTGCCAAGTCATCACTTAACAGATTTTCAaacagatgtatgaaattgaaataaaatgataagtaaatgtatgaaattgaaatgttttaaagatgttgtaaggaattgaaatcgacttcaaacctgagggggtaaaatgtaatttacccaacaatcaaacataaaacaaattatGAATCTTCCAAAATTAACTGTTGCATAAAGAATGTCAATAGACGGAGATTCAATTTCCAAGTTATGGACATTTCTAGATCCAAGGCCAGATTTAGAGGAGATTTGATGGGGTTAATAGGGGGTTGTGCAAGGGGCCTTACTTTATTGGcataaagtgttgaaggaagcATACAACAGATGTTTCTTtcagaaaatacttcaaatgttttattttttcccAACCTAGAAgcgttttttactttttttgtcaaacactaTCAGAAGTGCTTTTGGTGGTCTAAAACTGTTTTTAcctattttaaaaacacttccaaacaaaCATAAATTAATAGTCTTAGGACcaagaaaatatattaatttagtggaatattaaataattgataaattaataatttattgaTTAAATAATAgcttattaatttattaaggTATTCCGTATTTTCTCCAATGCTCTTAGCATTTAATGTTACGTAGTATAGAAGTGGAACACTATTGAAAGCCAAAACtctatttaaacaaaaaatgtcTTAGGACtcgtttggaagtacttttaaaataactaaaaacgcttttagagaaaatatttatagattccaaaaacacttaaagtgattCCTATAAGAAACACATAATTGATGCTTCTTGCATGAAGCActttaaatgttttgttttttgtttttttttgcaggattcgcttgcatttttactaaagattggttctaaaaatattttcacaaaaaaaacttTCATCCATTTTAAAAGCAGTTCCAAAGAACCCTTAGTAATaggaaattattaatttatatattacttGAGACTTATATGAAATTTTTATTAGgtattagagcatctccaaaggttATATGAAAACTGCTATGTAAACATACAACAATAAAAGATGGTAGCAAACTTTCTCTGATCGAGCCTTCAGTTACTTACATGGCGTTGAATCAATTGAAGACAAAGTtttttgctgtcaaatttgacaacgactatcaattttattaaatgattttttaataGATGAGatgcaatatataataaatgttaTTGTGTGTATCAAGTATTTGATTTGTTGTCTCAGTAATTGAACCCTacaaagagataaaaagaaTTATAAAATGACAATATTATTTAACATATAGGGTGGAgtaaaaaattgtacaaaatgtCAAATTGCCACATAAGCCATCAAGTATCATTTTGATGTTTAAAATGTGACatttcctttggagatgctcttatctTATAAATTTAGCAAGTTATCCCTAAGTTGGGAACAATAACAATGTTATTTAACAGATGTTATTAATTTATCGAGTATTAAAGTATCGAGATTCTACTATATTGATTGTATCAAAGTGAAGAAAATAGTCTTTGAAACTACTCattttcattgtatttgtaggattttttctttcttatttgttGTAGCAGAGAATGAACTTGTGTAGTCGTGAATAAGTAGAGAATGAAATTATGACACGTTTGTGCCTACAAAGATCAGTTGAGTTTGTAAGGATTGTTATTTTCGCTTAGACGAAGGTCTAGGTTCAAGTAAGTCTGCCCTATCCTtcctaaactttttttttaatgaacattGGTGTTTACATTAAGGGGGAGATGGTGGGCTTAAactcacaatgagttagtaataatgtagttcaaatttatatttgacgagaattgaatctaaaacctctcacttataagcgAAGATGAATATTAGTAACTGTAATACTAGGTGGCCttcctaaatttttttgttacCTAAAAAAGTACCACCCTGAGATTTTTTCCAAATAAATTTTTTGTAAAGTAATGATTTGTTTGAATGGAACGGTCGAATTTGATATCGCGTTAGGGTTTCACACTTGTGCTTTCAGGAACAATTCCTCCCTGAGGTTGCTATACAGGCAGCAATGGCTGTTCCTCCACCTCGCGGCCTCATACTAGTCTACGCCACTCTACTCGACGGCTGCAGTTCGTCCAAGAACCTCCGAACCCTCACGCAGCTCCACGCTAAAACCATAAAACTCGGCATTTCCCGCCACAACTTCATTCGAACGAAGCTCCTCTGCTCCTACGCCGCTTCCTCCCAACTGAAGCAATCCAACCTTCTCTTCTCCTTCTGCACTAGCCGACCAACCTTCATATTCAACACCCTCATCAGAGCCCACTCTTCCCAAGGCCTCTTCTCTCAGTCTCTGTCTATTTTTCTCCGAATGCTCGCCGCCAATAAACCCTTCGACCGCCATACCTTGCCTGCGGTTCTTAAATCTTGTGCCGGGTTATCGGTGTTGAGGCTGGGCAAACAAGTTCATGGAGCtgttttggtcaatgggtttgGCTTTGACTTGGCGAATTCGAATGCGTTGATTAGTATGTATGCCAAGTGTGGTGATTTGGCGGGTGCCCATAAAGTGTTTGACGGAATGCTAATGAGGAATGAGATTTCTTGGTCGGCAATTATGGCGGGGTATGGGATGCATGGAGTGTTTAATGAGGTGTTTGAGTTGTTTGATAGGATGGTGGAGGCAGGAGAGAGGCCGGACGGGGTGACTTCCACTACGGTTGTGACAGCGTGTAGTCATGGAGGGCTGACAGAGAAGGGAAAGGAGTattttgaaatgatgaagcagaGGTTCGGGGTGATGCCCGGGTTGGAGCATTATACCTGTATGGTGGATTTGTTGGGTATGGTGGGGCGGGTGGATGAAGCAAAGGAATTAGTTTTGGGGATGGCGGTGGAGCCGGATGAGGCATTATGGGGTGCATTGTTGGGGGCTTGTAGGATTCACGGGAAGGTAGAGGTGGCTGAGAGAGTGGAAGAGATGCTTCATGGAAGGCGACCTAGTGTAGCATCTATTTGAGGCATTTAACAATGAAGTACTTGCAAAACTCCACCAGTTCTTTGCTCATGATGCTTTTGGGGAAAAATTCCCTTCTCAAGTTGCCTTCGGGATTGAAATTTGTTCGTAAAGCCTATATATACTTCTCAATCTGAAGGTTGCCTTCTAGTTACTGAGAGTTCTACATGTGGATTTCGAATTTGTGGCAGGAACAGATGGAACAGATGGAATGCTTTCTCTTCCATTGCTATGGAACTTGACTTTGTGGGAGAACATATTTTGATGGCAATGGATATAACTCCTAGAGGGTGTAAATAACCcaaggaagaaagaactctcatTCATCACTTTTCGGGTCGATGAAGTTCTCTGTTGTTGGTTTGGTGTTTCTTCTCTTCTCATTTCACCGATGCTAATatcataaagtttttttttttttatttaacttGTTTGTACTGGTTTTTTTTAGTACCATGTCATAGTTTTAGTTCACATCTCACAAATGAATTATATAGTGAAATAATTTCCGCACACCCATTTTCTCGTTTTGcacacttttttgttttttccccCTAGTATTAGATTGAATAAATATAAGGAAAATTTAGGTGGGGGGGGGAATGAAGAGGTGTGTGCAAAAGGAAAAAGAGGGTGTACGAAATCACTTCTTGAATTATATTGATAAGACTGGTTTTGGAGCTTCACAAGTAGTCGCAGAAAGATATTGTATTCTCGAATAATCTACAACTACAGTGTCAATCAAACTTGTACGGTTCTCTCACAATGTTTTCTGGAACATACCCACATAATATGAGCTCAAAGGAGAGAAGCCCTAGGGTTGAATATATACACTCTGTGTCAACATGGGATTTATCACCGGCCACGAATTCATGAATGTTACAGTCAACCTCAACATAACTAAATCCCGGTGTCTTCTGTACTCCAAGGTCTTTCATCTTCTTTCTAACCTTGTTTGCACCATCCCACCGTCCAGCAGCTGCATATATATTGGCTAGGAGCACATAGTTGGAATCAACACTAGGATCAACCACAGAGAGGTACTTCATCAATCTTTCAGCTAAACTGACGTTCCCAATGGTTCTACAATCGGCCAACAAAGAACCCAACACAACTTCATTTAGCTTCATCGGCATGTTTTCTATTACACCCAAGGCATCTTCCAACCTCCCTGCACGGCTATAGAGATTGATTATGCATCCATAATGCTCGATTCTGGGTGTTATTCTGTGAACTCCCTTCATGTTATCAAAGTAATGGAGCCCCTCATCGACTAAACCAGCATGGCTGCACGCGGTGAGTGCTCCAGTGAAGCTGACCCCATCTGGCTTGAGCCCTTTCTTCTGCATCAGGTTGAAGAACTCGAGAGCTTCCTTTGCGTGCCCATTAACTGCAAATCCCACAATCATCGAGTTCCATGATACCAATGTCCTTTCCAGCATGTTCTCGAAGACTTGACGAGCAAAACCAATACAACCACATCGAGAATACATATCAACCAACGAGTTACTTATCCTAACATTGTCTTTAAAGTCTCGCTTCATAACAAAATGGTTTAGCCACAAGCCTAGACCAAGCGTTCCCAGATCTGCACACGCAGCGTTTACAGCAATTATAGTCACATAGTCTGGTTCAACTCCCACGAGATGCATCTCtctaagacctagtttgggagtgaggtgcttaaaaaaaaaacactcatgaaaaaaagctgtaagggttttaggtgtttggtaaactgaaaaaaaaaatggcttattttggaagctgttgtgagaataagctgaaatcaaaggaaaaagctgaagctgctatttgcagctttggaaaactgactttttttcaaagcacacggagctacagtgctcctttaatgaaaagacccactatcagactgctttttttttttttttccaaaagcacttttacaaaaaagtttaccaaacactctgctgctttatttcacagccgcttattctcacagcacaaccgcttattctcacagcagttttttttcaaagcacagcaataccaaaccagccctaaaccACTCCAACGCTTGCTCGAACTGACCTTTCTTGACAAACCCACCAATCAACATGGTCCAAGAAACCGCATCTCTGTTAAGCATTTTTTCAAAAAGCTCAACCGCATTCGAAACCTTCCCATTTTTCATATACCCATCAATCATAGTATTCCAAGACATTGAATTCTTCACATCCAGCCCATCAAAAACCAACGTAGCAAAATCCACACCACCACACTTGGCATACATATCAATCACCGCCGTGCCCACCATCACATTATTTGTATCCAATTCGAGCTTTCGGGCATAAGCATGAAGCGAAGGCCCGAACTGAACGCCCTTGGCCGGAAAATGGGCGCAGCCAGAGAGAAGCGTAACAAATGTGACGTGGTTTGGTTCGACTCCAGCTCGTCTAATTTGGATGAAGTGAGCAAGAGCTTCAGCTAAATGACCATTTCGGCAGCGGTGGGATATTGATGAGGAACAGTGGGGTCTATGGGAGTTTTTGTTATGAACTGGTAGTGATTGCCTTAGTCACAGAGAGGTTTTAGTTAATAACAGTAAGGGTAAATTGTAAGGAGTTAAGTATGGAGGGTTCAATTGTAATGGGCCAAGAGTTATTAGAGGTTTTAGAAATTACTAGTAGTATTGTCCAGGTGGCATTCTTGTATTAGGGGATTATGCAGCATATGGGATATATATGCTCCTGAGTTTTGTTGTATTAGCAGATTTTGGAAAATTAAATAGAATATCCTTTTACTTCCTTTTCTTTATCCTTTCGCCATTTTATACTCCCTAGCTACCGGTGAGATTGATTCTCCAGTGCCGGTGTGATCTTAACATTGGTATCACCCACTGTTCCTGGATTTTCTCTTCCGTGTATGCCTCGTCCTAACCCAAACACTCGTTCAAACACCATGGAGGCTCGATTTACCGCTTTCGAGGCTGACTTTTTGTCCCTCATTCGTGAGGCGGTGAAATCCGCTGTGGATGATCAATTCTCCTCTTAGCTTGAGACGCGCCTTCCGGCGTATTTCGAGCAGTTCCATCGCGAGCTCCACCATGAATTTGCCAGTCTTCGGGAGGGTGAAGGGTCCTCTCACCCACCCCTTTTCGATTCCCTTGTTCCTCCAGATCTGGCACCACCTCATCCCCCTCACAATTCTGGCACCCAGTCTCTCCGACCTCATTGGCACCCGCCTTGGCCACAGCGGCTCGACTTTCCCCGTTTCATTGCTGGTGATGATATCATTGCTTGGATCTACAAAGCCGAGCAGTTTTTTACCTTCTACGGGATCCCGGACTCTCACCGTGTTCACACTGCTTCCTTCCACTTCGAGGGGGAGATTCTTCACTGGTTTCGCTGGATGGACTGTACCAACACCACACCCACTTGGACGAAGTTTACTCTAGCTCTTTGTCGCGAGTTTGGCCCCTCTAAATT
Encoded proteins:
- the LOC103420678 gene encoding pentatricopeptide repeat-containing protein At4g16470-like, which translates into the protein MAVPPPRGLILVYATLLDGCSSSKNLRTLTQLHAKTIKLGISRHNFIRTKLLCSYAASSQLKQSNLLFSFCTSRPTFIFNTLIRAHSSQGLFSQSLSIFLRMLAANKPFDRHTLPAVLKSCAGLSVLRLGKQVHGAVLVNGFGFDLANSNALISMYAKCGDLAGAHKVFDGMLMRNEISWSAIMAGYGMHGVFNEVFELFDRMVEAGERPDGVTSTTVVTACSHGGLTEKGKEYFEMMKQRFGVMPGLEHYTCMVDLLGMVGRVDEAKELVLGMAVEPDEALWGALLGACRIHGKVEVAERVEEMLHGRRPSVASI
- the LOC103420677 gene encoding pentatricopeptide repeat-containing protein At1g05750, chloroplastic-like, with translation MRSERLGARIVRGMRWCQIWRNKGIEKGWVRGPFTLPKTGKFMVELAMELLEIRRKARLKLRGELIIHSGFHRLTNEGQKVSLESVHNKNSHRPHCSSSISHRCRNGHLAEALAHFIQIRRAGVEPNHVTFVTLLSGCAHFPAKGVQFGPSLHAYARKLELDTNNVMVGTAVIDMYAKCGGVDFATLVFDGLDVKNSMSWNTMIDGYMKNGKVSNAVELFEKMLNRDAVSWTMLIGGFVKKGQFEQALEWFRAEMHLVGVEPDYVTIIAVNAACADLGTLGLGLWLNHFVMKRDFKDNVRISNSLVDMYSRCGCIGFARQVFENMLERTLVSWNSMIVGFAVNGHAKEALEFFNLMQKKGLKPDGVSFTGALTACSHAGLVDEGLHYFDNMKGVHRITPRIEHYGCIINLYSRAGRLEDALGVIENMPMKLNEVVLGSLLADCRTIGNVSLAERLMKYLSVVDPSVDSNYVLLANIYAAAGRWDGANKVRKKMKDLGVQKTPGFSYVEVDCNIHEFVAGDKSHVDTECIYSTLGLLSFELILCGYVPENIVREPYKFD